Below is a genomic region from Deinococcus sp. YIM 134068.
GGGCCTCCATGCTCGCGAGGTCGATCTGGGCCGTCTCCAGGTTGCGGTCCTCGATGTCGTTGGAGTCGTCGCGCAGGGAGGCGAGGGTAGCGATGGCGTCGTCGTGGCGCTCACGTTCCTTCTGCAACGTCTCTTCCAGGCGGCGATAGCCCTCCGCCGTCATGGGAATCTGGTCTGCCATATAGGTTCCTCCTGTGGCTGGTGTCTGCCCTCTCGTCGTCCTGGCCGGTTCATCTGACCCGCCGGGGCGCGGCTCTGGGGAAGAAATTGCCCAAGACCGCTTCACGAAGGGGCGGCGGGGGGAGGTCAACGGTGGGCCAACGTCCGCCCCCGAACTCCTCATCGGCGAGGGGGCACACGCCGCTCTAATTCCTGGGAGGAGAATCTATGACCGACCCCACCGACCGCGACATGACGGCCCAGGAGTCCACGCTGGGCGACAACATCGACCAGGAGACGCTGGAGGAGGACGTGACGGCGACCGCCGAGGACATCGAGCGCGACAGCCGCGAGCCGAGCGACGCGGAGCTGCGGCCCGTCGGCGGCGAGAGCATCACGGGTGCGGCGACGATGGACTACTCGCTGCCGGGCGACGGCAACCCGGCCAATCAGGACGACCAGTCGAACGCCGACCTCATCATGGGGAACGTCCCTGACGAGGAGGAGTCCGATCTCCCGGTGTCCGGCCAGGTGTCGGGCGTGGACTACGGCGACACCGGCACCGACGCGCTGGCGGGCGCGGGCGCGCTTCAGGACGAGGGCATCGACCCGAGCCTGCGCGTGGAAATGCTCGACAACGCGATGTCCTTCGGCGACGACTTCGTGCCGAACAACGTGAACGACGACCCCGGCTTCGACGACGGCGTGCCGGGCAGCTTCTCCGACTTCAGCGTGACCACGCCGGGCGAGTCGGGCAGCGCCCCCCGCCTCGCCGACCCCAGCCAGGACGCGGGCGGCGAGGTCAAGGGTGCCCGCGTGGCCGGTTCGGGCGGCATCGACGGCGGCCCGCCCCGCACGACGCCGCTGCCGGGCACGGAGCAGGACGAGTAACCGCCCTCCTCACACGAGCGCAGGGGCGACCGGGCGTCGTCCCTGTTTTCGTTGGCCCATGATCAAGCTGGTGCGGGACAGACACCTCTTGCTTACCAACCGTCCAGACGGTACGTTAACGACATGGTTCGAGTCCGCAATTCCGAGGCGACCCGCGCGGCCCTCCTCTCCGCCGCCGCGACGGTGTTGCAGGCGCAGGGGGCGGGCCTGTCGCTCGATGCCGTGGCGCGTGAGGCGGGAGTCAGCAAGGGTGGGCTGCTGCACCACTTTCCCTCACGCGAGGCGCTGCTGGACGCGCTGGCGCTGGACCTGCTCGCCCGCTTCGAGCGGCGGGTGGAGGCGCTGCGGGAGCGTGAGGTCGCGGAACACGGGGAGCGGCCCGGCGCGTGGCTGCGGGCGTATATCGCGGCGAGTTTCGACAGCGACCCCGAGGAGGACGCGCTGTACGAGGCGCTGAAGTCGCTGCCCGCGATCTGGGATCAGCTCGGCGTGATGGGCGAGGCCCACGCCCGGCTCTCCGCCCGTGCCGAGGCCGACGGCGTGCCCGCCGCCCGCGCCCACGCTGTCCGGCTGGCGTGCGACGGGCTGTGGCTGGGCGGCTTCTCCCTGGGTCAGCGGGGGGCCGTCCGCGAGGAGTTGATGACATGGACACGGGTGTAGCCCCCTCCGTCTCCCCCACCCACCCCGACCCCGGTCCCGGCTGGCAGACTCGCTTCTGGGCAATTTTCGGCGGACAGACGCTCTCGCTGATCGGGTCGGCGCTGACCCAGTTCGTGCTGCTGTGGTGGATCACCGACACGACGGGCAGCGCCTCGGCCCTGGCGACGGCGGGCATGGCGGCGCTGCTGCCCCAGGCCCTGCTGGGACCGCTGGGCGGCACCTTCGCCGACCGCTACTCCCGCCGCCTGCTCATGATCGCGGCGGACACGGTGAGCGCCCTGTGTATGCTCGTGCTGATCTGGCTGTTCGCCTCCGGGCGGGTGGAGCTGTGGCACGTCTACA
It encodes:
- a CDS encoding TetR/AcrR family transcriptional regulator, producing MVRVRNSEATRAALLSAAATVLQAQGAGLSLDAVAREAGVSKGGLLHHFPSREALLDALALDLLARFERRVEALREREVAEHGERPGAWLRAYIAASFDSDPEEDALYEALKSLPAIWDQLGVMGEAHARLSARAEADGVPAARAHAVRLACDGLWLGGFSLGQRGAVREELMTWTRV